Within Vicia villosa cultivar HV-30 ecotype Madison, WI linkage group LG1, Vvil1.0, whole genome shotgun sequence, the genomic segment GTACGACTGTAACGATACTTatgataaaaatcaattttttataaacTTAACGTTTGTGTGATTGTTTTTTATGAGGttgaataaaaaacaaaacaaacaaaagaaataaaataaccaACAAACAAAGGAAAACAAAGTTCGTtctaacaaaatcaatcacatatTCAAGCACCAGATGATTAATACGCAAaggacacaaatttaaaataactaATGAAGAAACTTGAGTAGCTCCAGTTTACGTGATAAATCTGCACATTTGTTTCCTTCGCATAAGGTTCGAAGAAACGATAATCTTCAGTGGTAGTCGAGGAATCTTCCAATTACATCCACTGTATGAGCAAATGAGTGAGTAAAAGAAACTCTTTGCTTGACCAAGTCCACAACCATTAAGGAatcaaattcataaataaaatatttatgtcTTGTTCTCCAAATTATCTAAGGTTTCTaagcataaataataattatgcaTCAAGGATAATACCAATCCCGCAAAAACCATAAAATCCACTGAGCCATTCACCCAAGCATGATCCTCCTAGATTGCTTAAAAAGTTGTCAACCACATTAAGTTTGACACAAGTGTTTAATGAAAGAATCCAGTATATTTGTTGAAGATTGTGATGTTTGTCGAATTATTGCATATTTAAgagattaatttaattttcaaactatAGAACATTAGTACATAAATACTTTTTTCTATTGAAGTTTCCTAATTTGATTTAGGTTTTACTAAGAACATGGTGGTTGTTAGCTTGTGATTTTCGACTAGAGATGCACTAAGACCCACCAAGCCTTTCATAAACAAATCTACAAGATTAAGATTATTCTCTCTTTAAAACATGTTCAAAATCTTGAAAATGTTTGCAGCAATCTGCATATTCGACAAAAATGATGTATTAGATAAATACTCATGCTAAAATACAAGCAGCTAAATCATGTTTCGATATCAAAATTACAAGTAGTCGATGAATAACAAATTGATTCTGGATatgggtgaaggatagaaaaacacttagaaagggagggtttgaataagtgtgactttaaaaactcttaagataaaaacaatgaacacaatatttttatcctggttcgttgttaacgaaactactccagtccacccccttagagtgatttacctcaactgaggatttaatccactaatcaatcttgattacaatggttgtccacttagaaacactctaagtcttctagagtatactgatcacaccttgaccactctaggaaatcaacacttagaaacttctaagtcttctagagtctaccgatctcactgatcactctaggaaccttttacaaatcaatgtataataaatgtttacaagagtattcaaatgcttcttaaaaagctataatcacaactgtgatatatctcttaagttctaagcttatcactcactaaatattacaaagaatgtgagcttgaagatgaagttcgtatgttttgatttcagcagcgttttggtattcttgcaagagttgttcgtaattgcttctgatcagaacttcatatttataggcattttgagaagatgaccgttgaactgcatttaatgcgttgcgtgactggacaactttgcatttaatgttttcactattttgtcaactacctcgagccatgcttttctctgcttttactaactttgccttttgtagcttctaacgttccttttgtcagtcagagattagacttcatagcctgtcatctagtactaactcTGATCTgagattttgtgaatacaacgtttgaataatcagaatcagagttacaacttggtgcagagcatcttcttgtcttctgactttgaagtgctttagcgtgataccataagaacttcagtgcttctgcttctgatctcaagttcttctgatgcttcatagaccatgttctgattctgcttgaccatcttctgatgtcttgcgagagcatgttctgatgttgcaatccagaatcttctgagtcagtgcttcttagcgctgaattatgcatactccttatatatttcctgaaatggaaaatgcataggattagagtaccacattgtcttatacaaaattcatatacattgttatcatcaaaacaagaatattgatcagaacaaatcttgttctaacaatggcCAGTTAGAAGACTCGAAGATCTTTTATGACAGAAGCAGTCAGGAGATTTAAGGGCACTTGTCGACATTAGTAGCAGTTTGCAGCAGTTCAAGAACTTAAGACATGTGGAAGTAAAACAAATGACAAAAGATTACGTAATGGTGTATGTGTCAAACACTAGAGAATTGACGCCTGTCAACAATTATTGATGTGTTTAGTATATAAGTTGATTTCGTTCATGTAACAATGGTTATCAGTTTTCATAGTTATTCTCTATAGAATTCACATATCCAAGTTACAGAGATAAGAGTTTGTGagaaatgtatgaatatgtgtactACCTTTAGTTTTAATAATTTTACTCATTGTTATTTACTATTCTTCAAGCATAAACATAAGTGTGTTCGGTAAAACTTCTAACATGTAAGAGTGAATatgttgtgaattttttttttgaactcTATCAATTATTTACCAAAATTTTGTTGCTTTTAACTATACTCTTAAATTTTTTGGATGACTTGGGATGCCATGGACAAATTTCTTCTCCAATTTTAGTTGCATTTGATCCATGAGAAAACCAACAAAAAGGGTAGGttactattaattaatataaaaattatgtcagattttcttttaattaattaattaataatttaattgaaataatagaaagtttgaaatattatattttgataaaatattttagaGAAATTTGGGTTATGGAAGATGCTAGATTATAATATTTATACTCCAATACtatattttttaactatttttattatccaataatatattattttaatttcaaacatTAATAGATATTGGACCATTACACAATAATTGTTATAAGAAATATATTGATGTGccaaattgtctttatttgatttatagaaatgttttaattatatttgaaaattctagtacctcacacgcgatgtcgtactggatgttatgacatccacactCAGACAGAATAAAACGTTAAAACAGAAGTGCATAAAAACAGTAAAAAACACagcaaattgttcacccagttcggtatacaacaatagctactctgggggctaccaagccagggagggaatccaatataagcagaattaatttagAGTTAAACCCcctcgtttacaactcctcacttaagacctacccaatgtaattccaatctattcctagacctgagtatctccgctcactccccctcaatcacaatagTGATTACAAACAGACATCAAATAAattagagagaagacacacttcaaaaacacatcttgatctgcttaaaagcttcaatcaagagacacacacccgtgcttaaaagcttagagtgacaaagtacAAAGACAACTTATTCCAAAACAATCATCaagagacaattgcttggagtacaagagactaaacacacagaCACAAAACTACGGTTCTTCATAATTAACAattctctctgcgttccaaattaggattgcagtattcttatatgcagctcttgggcctcgggctttccaagaaccaaattagggttaaccaagttaacctagtTTACACGTCATCAGGTTGTTACAGAATATGCTGTTAACAAAATCTTCTaggagaaatattcagcacacaataaaatgtttcctaaattgtagattgagagaaatcaggaaacatgataataaaacataacaactcCTACTGTcagacatggatgtcatgacatcggtcatgacattcactaacaaaaacctgtattagcttaaacatatgcagcctgcataacaccatataaatcatgtcatgacattagtcaagacattaaacacccaggtatgttttaccacaaatgcaaccAACCTGAAAAcacctacaatctccccctttggcaaattttggctaaaacaacctgtcacaccatatcagagaaacacttgcagcacAAAGCACACAACCATACACAATCAGAGCTAATATAGTACAGCATACCACACAAACAACATACATTACTACTACCATCAGTATGCATACATCAACCACAGCTACTGTTACTTCTACAgcaacaaaaacatacataacatGGCTATGCTACCACTACAACCATACCATATGAGCAGCTGACAAGTATAACAGAAATAAACTGTTATACTACACATaatcaaacagatcaacacaaaataaGAATATCAGGATTGTTGACCACACATACTTGTAgttctggggtgacattactactccccctgtttggccataaaagtTGCCAAATCAAGCTTAATATGCAAATAAGTACATACcaaaattaagtaaaaaaacaagaaaaatatcaCTACCAGCAGCTGTCTTTATTCGTTAGAGTCAGACCCACCAGAGTTGACTGCATcactttcttcattttcttcatctgaaTCATCAGCTGGACTGATATTTCCTTcttcaacttcttcttcttcagagtctCGTCCCTCTTCCTGTTCATCTTGTGTTGTTGTCCCTGTAGTGCCTGCAAAATCCTCATTACCATCCTTCTCTAGAGTGTCGATCATCTTCTCAAGAGATTTCTTCCTTGCCTCCAGCTTTTTGTATGTCTCTTTCATCATTGCTATGACTTCAGCCTTATTAGCTGATGATCCACTCTTGGATGTCTCAGCCGGTGTCATGACAATGTCTGGGACATGTGTTCCCTCAGACATTTTGTAATGGAAAGACAGAGCACTTTCCCTTTTGCAAATAGAGTCACTTTAAACCAAGATGCCAGGGTGCTGGTTTAAGATGATGTCACATATGAGAGAAGGAAATGATATAGGGCCTTTTACACTGTAGCTACCAGCATACTTCATGGTTTGCTAAAAAATGTAGGTACCACCGTCAAACTTTGCTTTTGTACCAACAACATAGATAAATCTTCTAAGAACAATTGAGACAGTATACTTGTGATTTGTTGGCACCCAATTAGCAGCCCCAATCTTATGCAGCATTGCATACTTCATGCTTAGATTACCAGCAGACAATTTTCCTTTCAAGGGCCAGCTTCTGACTTGGTTTGCACTGATAATTTGGCATACCTTGTTATCAGAGACTACAAGCTTAGGTTGAGTTTCATCAGACCTTCCTAATAGGTTGTTGATCATAGTGGACGAGAAGTTAACACATTTTCCTCTTACAAACACTTTTCTGAATTCCTTGGATCTCTTGTCAGCACACTCTTGAGAGAGGTTTACTATGAACTCTTTCACCAACATTTCATAGCATTTACTCAGATGGACCACAGTTTTTATTAGGCCAACAGCCTCAATCAAATTCATTATGTCCTTACAATCACGAGCATTTTGAGCCAATTCCCTCTCAAGAGCCAGTCTCTTTTGATACATAAATTTCCACCTGTTTGCACTTGCAACAAAGTGGAAGGATACATTGTCAATGGGAACTTCAGGTACACTAGCAGCCAGCTTGCTAGTTGTGGGCTTCTTCTTTAATGGAATGTCATAGATATTCTCTTCAAAGCCAGACTCAGATTCTTCAACAACTCTTGCCTTCCTCTTCTTTGGAACAACCTTGCTCCAAGATTTTGAGGGGCCAATACCAACACTTTTGGCCACAACTCTGCTCTTTATAGGTCCTGCAGATGTACTCTTCTTCTTGATAGAGTCTTTGGAAGGGCTTTTAACATCAGCTTTCTTCATAGGAGACTGCTGAATCACAACTTTGTCTTTGGAGGGGCTTTTAACATCGGCTACACTAGGGTTCACAATAGCAACCAAATCACTGTCAAAGTACTCATCTACATCCAAAACATTTGTACCTGTTCCAACATCTGCCCTTGGACTATCATCAGCTCCAGAATTTTTGATGTCATTGACATCCTCAGTGACATTGGTGTTCTCAGCATCATTTTGAACCTCTTCATTATCATCTTCCTCAGGTATGTGAATGTCACTACCAGCAGTGGGAGCATCTTTATCGTTACATTTGCTCTTGGGAGGATCAGGAATCATGGTTTGTAAAGGGACAGAAATCCCAGGGACCTGATGATTTTCATCCAAAATCCGTTTGACAATCTTGGCTATGGAGTTATGAACATATCTTGTtccttctttagtaagttcctcACGAGGGTCGGATGATGAGGGATTGGAGCCCTTCGTACGAACACTCTCCTTAGATCTTCTTGCATGCGATGTTCTTGGCTTTGTAGTTGTTGAATCATCGGCGCTAATCATCCTTAAAGGAGGTACATTGAGAGCCCGATTAGGGTTAGTCGACTAATTAGGTGTTGCAGAGTCGAAGGTGGGAGACGCTTTCTTTGGGGAGGAGGCATTCGGTTGTTGAGACATATTGAGATTTTTCAGAGGGCTTCTTATGACACGATTGTGAGGTGCGtcggagtgtcataccccaaaatttgccctcttcttttcatcttcaataaactcaaggttcaagggttttatcaagtcactctctcctattcaaaactagggtttgctatttatcaaaggagtttgaatctttAAGGCCttaaatggatctcaaggtgtctcacatGTCTtaaggtatctccatgtcaattatcaagcttcaatcccaaggatttctcactcaatggctcagacgatcaatagtcgactatggtgacctaaaagtcaaccatggtcaaagtacagtcaaaactcctgacttttggtcaacatcaagtatttgaagtgatatccatcatttgatcaaagtttgatcatgatccattaataaaaactcggaaatgaacaaagaaaaggttcaaattagggttttttataggagaaagtcaactcaactttgaccggtcataactctcgcatggtttgtcagaaattctccaaccaaagcctattcacaaggaaatttcatcctctacaactttgatgttgggcccaagatcaagaaatgcaccatttgggagatatggacaaaaacattacaggtccttttagaagtcaataaaaacacctttggagtcaaagctcataacttgagcatggaagccttaattgagatgaaacaaaaagggtcATTTGGAGGACACTCtgttagaacaatatttgttctgatcaatgttcttagttttgatgataacaaggatatgaattttgtgtgagataatgtggtactctaatacattgcaatttccctttcaggaaatatataaagagtatgcacaaatcagcgctcagaagctttgtctcagaaggttcagcatgcaacatcagaacatggtttggcaagacatcagaagatggtcaaggcagaatcagaacatgggtctatggaagcatcagaagaacttgagatcagaagcagaagcactgaagctctcatggtatcacgctcagaagcacttcaaggtcagaagacaagaagatgctatgcaccaagctgtttgactctgatgatattcaaatattttattcacaaacatcagatcagaagaaagtacaggtggcaggctacgctgactgacaaaaggaacgttggaagctattaaaggcaacgtcagtagacacagcgtgaacaaggctcgaggtagttgacaaaagcgtgaaacattaaatgcaaagctgtacggaatatgcaaagcattaaatgcgcccaacagtcatcttctcaaacgcctataaatatgaagttctgatgagaagcaaggtt encodes:
- the LOC131593309 gene encoding uncharacterized protein LOC131593309, whose translation is MISADDSTTTKPRTSHARRSKESVRTKGSNPSSSDPREELTKEGTRYVHNSIAKIVKRILDENHQVPGISVPLQTMIPDPPKSKCNDKDAPTAGSDIHIPEEDDNEEVQNDAENTNVTEDVNDIKNSGADDSPRADVGTGTNVLDVDEYFDSDLVAIVNPSVADVKSPSKDKVVIQQSPMKKADVKSPSKDSIKKKSTSAGPIKSRVVAKSVGIGPSKSWSKVVPKKRKARVVEESESGFEENIYDIPLKKKPTTSKLAASVPEVPIDNVSFHFVASANRWKFMYQKRLALERELAQNARDCKDIMNLIEAVGLIKTVVHLSKCYEMLVKEFIVNLSQECADKRSKEFRKVFVRGKCVNFSSTMINNLLGRSDETQPKLVVSDNKVCQIISANQVRSWPLKGKLSAGNLSMKYAMLHKIGAANWVPTNHKYTVSIVLRRFIYVVGTKAKFDGGTYIF